The genomic DNA CATGAAACCATTACAATGATCAACTCATGGCtacttttagaaaatacattttaaaacttagtcAACTAAGTTTTGAAAGCAAAATGGCAGCAAAATCACGAAGTTATATTTgaggctaaaataaaacaatatatattttgcaaGCATTGgcaattttaagtgttttagaaTTTTGGTATTCTCTGGAAATACAGTGTCCATATCCATCACAGCCAGTGACATGCTCCCTTTAATAAGGACAGTTATCTTAAGGAATGTTTCTGTCTTGAgttccctatttttattttttgatattagTAAGCCTCGTGGAGATATAGGAGTtcgatatacatacacatatgtgccTCCTACCCCTTCCTCATCACAGATGAGGTGCAGGAGTCCTGAGGCACGATTCCACAGGAAATGTCAGGGTCACCCAGGCTCCTAGGCGTCCTCTGCCAGCTGTGGCATGCAGATGAGAGGAAAAGTCTCACTTCAGGAAACAGTCTAATCCAGTGTTCTCCTCACAGCTCTGTCATCTCATTGTTTATTCCAAGGGCACTCAGTGCATGGAGTTTCTAGGGGGTGGATCTGGGGTACAGAGGGGAGCCAGAAAATACTGCACCAGATCCCCTCTTTCCAACCAGTCCTCCTCTGAATTGAGGAGGaaaggcaaaaaggaaggaaatgaaaagggacagaaagaagagcCCTTCCAATTGACACAGATGCCTTGGACTTTTGCTGGGAAGTTCTCTTTCCCGCCCTTTAGTGGCTGAACAAAACTCAGTTGGGGTCCGCATCAGAGGAGTCACCTAAGGAAGATGTGCTGGAGCCACTGTCCCCAAACTCACAATCTTCGCATCCACTCCTGCTGCTGGAGTCTGAGGAGCTgctgccttcctccccttcctccccttcctcataTTCTCCTGATCCCCAAGAGGCATGAGCATTGCCCCCAGTGGTCTCTGGTGATTCTGTCTCCGGAGGCTGCAGCCCTGACTCCTGTCCAAGCCCTTCTTGCAGACTCCTTGCTGATGGCGACTGCAGATCTGTCCGTCTGACCTTGGGATCTGGGCCTCCCCTCATGCTCATGTTTTTACACTTACTATAGGTCGCCTCTCTGTAGGCAGCATACTGTTCAGGAGACAGGGTCTTGAGCCAGTCATCCAGATCCACCTTGTACTGCTTCTGCAGCTCCTCAGCCTGCTGCTTATAATGGTCCTTCTGGCTCTGCGGGACTCGCTGCCAGCGCCTGCCAATCTCCACCCTGCGCTCCCTTGGGGGCACATCTCGCAGCTCCCTACTTGACCACAAATCCCGGTGGAACTTCTCATATCCGTTCATGGGGGGCTTTCGGGGCTCTCCACGGAATATCATCCTCTTGGAAAAACAGCTTCCTAGGGGAGACTTCACTTCTGGCACGTGACTCGGAAACCTCTTTTGGGCCCCGTTTGGGCTCCTCTTGGTTACATCCGATTTGTTGGGGTTCTGGAATAGATCAGGGTGGTCATCCTTGAATTGAGCCAGTTTCTCCTCAAACTCCTGTTTCTCCTTCTGAAAATCTTGAATATATTTGAGCTTTATCTTCTCTGGGAGCTCCTTGTATTTCTTAGACAGGACCTTGGTCAGCTCCTGGTTGCTCAGGTTGGGATATTTTTGGGAGCACTGAGGCCGCTTCTCCATGAAGAAGCGAAGGTAAGCAGTCAGGGGCTTCTTGGGCAAGTCCGGatgtttcttacattttttgcTTCTGTCAGGCTTTTCAACATGTTCCTTGGCTTCCAGGACTAATTCTGTCAAAGTGCGAAATTTTCTCAGGTGATAAGAAACCTCCAACCATTTGAGTTTGCACATTTCTCCAGAATAATCCTTAAAAGCTACTTTTTCCCAGTCCATCTGTGACTGGGTTGTTTTGAATGTGTGGCTGTCATTGGAGGGAAGGTTAGTCTCCATGCGGTCCAGTAACTTCACAATGTCTTCTTTGGACCAGTGACCTCGGCCTCTAGACAACGCCATTTCTAGTTCTTGGGGCACTTATCTGGTCCTAGCAGTTCAGAAACTTCAGCAGGAGCTCAAACTTTCTCACTTTCAAGGCTTAGCACGTGAGTTATTTCTGGAAGTCCTAAAGTGTGGGGAGGTCCATGtttctgaggagagagagaagcaatggATGAGAAAATTACAACCCACTTGGGATATGCGCCCCCCATAATTTAATCACCCTTAACGATGTAAACAATGTAACAATgtaaatggaaacagaaatggaaaattgcCCACTTCTGAGTTGAAATTTatgttcacattttttcttttgttttgctttgtttttgagagagagagagagagagagagagctcagaaacttgaaagaggggcagagagagagagagagagagagagagagagagagactcaagtaggctctatgctaaTCGAGGAACCCTACTTTGGGCACGATACCATaaacctgggattgtgacctgagcagaaatcaggagttggacacttgacctactgagccacccaggcacccccgtgttTCTCATCTTTAAGCCTCAGTCCCTTTTACCATACTGCAACAAGATTTTCCAATTAAGTTTTAGGGCCAAACCAAATATAAAACTACATGAAATCTAGAACATTCCCTCTAGATATCcccatttatatatacaataaacataaaataaataaaataagtttataaatttGTAAATGTCAAAACAATAACATTAATTGAAAGCTCAGGAGTAAACTGGAAAGACTTACAATACATAATTTTTGTTAACTAGGCATATTACACCCGCTTAGAAAAGTCTTAAGCCTGCTGATagttaaattacttatttttaaagaaaaaagtaccgATTCTTCTACTAACAAGGGTGTGCTCATCTAATGATTGTGTAAATGGTCTCATCAATGCTTATAGGAAGATCCACCCAATTGGGTTAGGAGTTCTGTGTTCTCTGGGTTCTCTACTAGAAAATGGGTAACTTTCTGAGTTCCCACAGTCCAGCCAACTTCACACacttacaaacaaaacaaacttactTTGCCCTTGCAAAGCCTTTAGTTTGGGATCCCTGAAGCTCTTCCCTGATTAGGTTTCTGCAGTAGGCAGGACCAATGGAAGATGTACCTTTCTGTCCTTGATTAGAATAATTCCATTCTCAGTCTCCAGAAACCATATACTGAAATTACCCTCCTGTTGTTGGTTTATCCTTGCCATTAATTTTAAACAATGTGCACATGGCAAATTTTTGTCTGGGTTTCTGGGTCCCCACATTCTTCTCCCATTCCTGCTTACACATCTGACTATCTTTCGGTATAGTATTTGAATGTAGGTCCTTCTCTTCAGTGTTAATTTCAGTGTTTTCTTGTGGTCTAGGATCTGATAGTTTCTCATCATCAGGAGGCTATCTAAATCCTTTCAGTGCTGCTCAAGTTCTTCTTAGTCTACTGAGGCCAAGGTGACCTTTGATACCAAAATGTGAATCATTATACTGAATTGTGGGTTTAGGGAGATGTAATCTCTAAACAAAAACTACAGAGGATTTGTGAAAGCAATATGATCAAAGTTAAATTGGCTATCAGGAGATCATGATTGCAAGAATGACTTAGTTTTACTTCTACAGCAAACATTGGTGAGACGATAGCTCTATTCCCTTGGTGAACACAGTTTACATGAGAGGAGTTCCtgcctcttctcaaaataaagcaaatacagtATCATAAGTTTAATGTACCAGCAAAGTGCATTTGTTTCtatgaaatcatttcattttcaaatttaaaaaatgactccaTTCCTTCATCTTTTTCATAACTTAAGCTACTTTGTCATCTGATTTTGCTATATATTTCTGGAATAATTTGGTGCTTAAGTTTTGGTCTGTTGTTTTACTCATTCCTTGGCTGTTTATATAGATTATGAAGACTCACAAATTAGTTTCCagtcttgtaattttttattctgtgtaGATCGTAAAAATGAGTTAGGacaatcttattttctttgtataaatatattacGTTCTGTTCTACAAATGGCAATATGCAAGTATGCTAGAGGAAATACTTGGTAATTTACAAGTAGATAACACATTggataatttggaaaataacttGTATTTGACTGTTGGCAAATGATTTCAGAAACGTCAGTTTTCTGACATAAAGTTAGAGATGGCAAGAACGAATGGGCTTGCCTTAAAGTGACACTGGTAACTGTGCAGAAACGTCAGAAATTAGAGGGACAATGTGTTCACTTggaacagaaatgaatgaatgtttttgcaaaacaaaaattttaaattatgatatgTTTTCTGGTGCTGATTATAATTACATGATTGTTAAATCTTTTCACCATGACAAGGAATGCTTGGTAATAATTCCTAAGGACTTAGAATATGCTGCCATTCTCTCCTCCTTCACAATTGGTTTTCAATGCAAGTGTGTTTGTAATAAAGATAGGAAGGCAAACTAAAAAACTTAGTATATTCATGTAAGAAGATTCAAGTTGAAATCTGGTCCAATTTTACAAAGATTAATCCTGTTAACACTCATATTCAGAAATTGGTTTCGGTGACAGATtctgtttgaaataaaaaacatcaagGAGAAAATTTAGTTTTATGACTGTCTTATGTATGcacatttttgtgcattttaatcAATGGGTTGCAATAAAGGCATTTTTCTGGATCATGGATGAGGgacagaagacatacagatgagtGGCGTTGTATAGATTTcttcatcaatttaaaaaaaaatattatctcttaTAATGATGTTATTTTACTAACCATTATATCCCCAACCTGACAGACTGTTCTTGGAACTGTAAACTTATCAGAAAATTCTTGTTGATTTAATTAATTCAGTTGCTTAGAAAGCCCAGATTGCTTGCTTTTGCCTATTGTAGTGTCTTGGAGAGTAATGGCTTACTGATTTTATTGGGTCAAAGGTGGGATTTCTGGCTCCAACATTTAGTAGCAGTGTAATTTTAGACGAGAAATCATGACTGGATGGTTTTGACACTTAAATGAAAGTAGATGAGCTTAGTGAACTGCCCTTGTTAAACCAATCACTGGCTAGTCACATTATTGATTGATATTTCAGACCAATCAGGACTCACCCCTGCAGCTATAGATTGGATCAAAGTCCTGAAGTGCATGCTTTTTGGAGGAAATTAACAAAGCAATACTCACCAAAACTCTTTCATACAGGAGGAAGAGGGTTGGAAAGGCCTATGCCTGCTGGTTACGCAACAAAGCTTTCTTACaggaattttattcatttattgcaagtatacaaatatatttggCAACTGGAACCCATATCACTAGCAAGCATGGATTTAACTAGTAAGGTAATTAATGTGATAATTAGGTCACCATTGGGCCAATGTATAAGCAGCTGCAATAGAAATTAGGTTTTAGTTGCCTAGTATATATTTAGTTATGGTAATTGCTTTCAATTGTTTATCTACAAaaactttaataatattaaaacaaataattttatcaaCATGCTTAAAACCATGGAATTCTTGTAATCTGTGCTTTTCTGACTAAAGTATCTTGTTACTAAaacaactttcttttccttttcttttttaatgtttatttttgagacagagagcgggggaggggcagagaggagagagtatagaggatctgaagtgggctctgtgctgacagctgagagccccactcgggctcaaactcattaactatgagatcatgacctaagttgaagtcagatgcttaaccaactgagccacccaggtgccccgagagtaTCAAAGTAGAGGAGATATTCTCTTTTTATCAATATAAGGCTAGTTTGCACATAGCAGGAGTGCTTTCTTGAACAGGATTTTGGAACAAATTACTGAACTGAATGGCAAACCCTCACTCCCCTTTTTTGGGAAATGAATATGTTCCTCTTGCCTTATTGCAAAGAGCCCCTCTTTATGAAGTGACATAAATAGTCCACAAATATTAAGACCAAAACATGCACAGAAATCttatatgtgtatacaaatatacGTTCATGCCTGTCGTCTACTATAGCTTATTTTTTTGTCCTATATCTtagtcttctttatccattttattgtttttactatcaactgattttattttttattttaaaaaatatttatttatttatttgttttgagagacagggagagagaatgtgtgcacgcacgtgcaagtggggaaggggcagagagagagagacagagcgggaatcctaagcatgctctgcactgtcagcgcacagggcttgatcccagaaaatgaaccatgagaccatgacctgagcagaaatcaagagtcggacgctgagccgactgagccacccaggtgcccctactatcaactgattttaaacaaaactgatacTGACTTCATTAGAGCGGATGCACTTATTAGCACCttcacaatataaaaattaaaatagtaagtaAAATTTGGGAGTGTTAAAGTTAGGGTTACAGGTGACCAAAAATTGACACTTATCTCAACAGTAACAAACACAGTTTACTAAAACATGATGTACATTTTTCTATCAGAATAACCTATGACTTCACCATCAAGTAAGACTAACAACTTTCTGTTCTCAATCATTTAGATTTATTTGCAAGAGAAATTGCAAGgggaaaaatatctttgtttaaaTTTGAGGGGGGCATTTTAGTAATAGACTCATATTAATACTGTTGATATGTAGAAGAATTGCTTAGTATTTTTCCTAATTCCTTTAAGAActgttctttggtttttttcttttggttttattattttttttaatttttaaaaatctattgggttttttttttggtggtttttaaaaatgtttatttattttcagaaggagagaacagggaaggggcagagagagagagagggagaaagaaatcccaggtaggctccacactgtgagcacaaaAGAGACTAATGTAggtcttgatttcatgaaccatgagatcatgacctgagccaaaaccaagggtcagatgtgtatctgactgagctacccaggtgccccttttttaggTTTTAAAGTGGAGTCACTTGGATCTGGGCATTCTTGGAAGCAAAATGActtagaaattaatattttgtgctaagagaagaaatatttcacaAGAACAAAAAGcttgaatgtttttcttttaaattttgaaatcacaGATAGTTTATATGAATTCAGATATTAAGTCAACTCAGAAATGGGCTAGGAATTTTTAAACTGGTTTTGactagaatattcttttctttacataGTGGAGATTTccttcaataaagaaataactgATCATGATATCAAACTGGTTGTGTGAGAAGTTTGAGGTGTAGGCATGACTGTCAAGATGCATCTTTAAATTCTG from Panthera tigris isolate Pti1 chromosome D1, P.tigris_Pti1_mat1.1, whole genome shotgun sequence includes the following:
- the UBTFL1 gene encoding upstream-binding factor 1-like protein 1; amino-acid sequence: MALSRGRGHWSKEDIVKLLDRMETNLPSNDSHTFKTTQSQMDWEKVAFKDYSGEMCKLKWLEVSYHLRKFRTLTELVLEAKEHVEKPDRSKKCKKHPDLPKKPLTAYLRFFMEKRPQCSQKYPNLSNQELTKVLSKKYKELPEKIKLKYIQDFQKEKQEFEEKLAQFKDDHPDLFQNPNKSDVTKRSPNGAQKRFPSHVPEVKSPLGSCFSKRMIFRGEPRKPPMNGYEKFHRDLWSSRELRDVPPRERRVEIGRRWQRVPQSQKDHYKQQAEELQKQYKVDLDDWLKTLSPEQYAAYREATYSKCKNMSMRGGPDPKVRRTDLQSPSARSLQEGLGQESGLQPPETESPETTGGNAHASWGSGEYEEGEEGEEGSSSSDSSSRSGCEDCEFGDSGSSTSSLGDSSDADPN